The DNA sequence gtgcagtactatataacaacttggtaggaattggcatttgcatatacacggaagcgctaattagcgccagcttagaatttactaacatgtgtttctcactaatagcgctagtttttcattcgcacattcgcctgttgaaattttatttggctaaaatgggagctattatttgccatagtgcccagtacttcctggcgctatagtaaatgacccccatagactttaacggtgttcgcatgcttgaacaaacttttttcctgttcacatgttctggtgcgaaccgaatggggggggggtctgctcatccctacctagcagtaaaaagggtcactggttcgtattcccaaccacaccacaagactacctgcctggagtttgcatgttctccctgtgcctgcgtgggtttcctccaggtactccggtttcctcccacactccaaagacatgctggtaggttaattggcttctgtctaaattggccctagtatatgaatgtgagttagggaccttagattgtaagctccttgagggtaggggcccatattagtgtataatgtatatgtaaagcactgcgtaaattgacggcactatagaagtaccttaaataaaaataaataagtcttcactaatattatggtgtgaatctccaaaacaccatacactagctaacaagcagtttacatttgctaaactttattgtatggtatataaaccatcaaacactagtaaaagtattttgtatatataattgtgctcagcccaataggctagcagttagcacctctaccttcaaacattcaggtattgaaagactcatgggttcaaatcccacagaagaatcctaaaagattactattggtggagaaaaggagaattactgttagccaattagccaaagcagcatacagtgaatgccaagtagccaatacactttaatgtggttgatattattgtattaactcttcaaatgcttgcaatggtatgtaagtattcactaatattatggtgtgaatctccaaacaccacacactagctaacaagcagtttacatttgataaactttattgtatagtatataacacatcaaacactagtaaaagtattttgtatgtataatcgtgctcagcccaataggctagcagttagcacctctaccttcaaacattcaggtattgaaagactcatgggttcaaatcccacagaaaaatcctaaaagattgcattggtgggaaaaggagaatgccagttagccaattagtgaaagcaacacaaatatacgtgtatatatatttactgaaaataggtgattgccaagtagccaatgcagtttaatgtgaaagtttttattgtattaactctttaaatgcatgcaatggtatgtaagtattcaattacattatgatgtgacattccaaacaccacacactagctaaagggcagtttacatttctttgtttgtttattttaattcacttgtgcactaaaaaaataaacacagctggaggatggtaggttggctgttgtttgaactcataccatgagtggtgtggcaATAtacaagcagaccactaagccattgtgctaagtacaagacctgcataatagtgtagtattattaaagaatgaacataaataattactgctttataatcaactaaattaataaataataaatcaaaaacataaaaaaaacaacatacaacaaataggtaacctaaatgattaatacatgtaactttacagaatagcagacattactatgtaataatcattcagaactgcatttcttagcaaaagaaggaaaaaaaaactaggaatactaattgcaatataaatcaatagatgcactggaactagagcacatctctgataaaaaatgtttctttcacatacatttcatcatggctacagtacagtgctatataacaactttataagaattggcatttgtatatacgcggaagcgctaattagcggcaatttagcatttacaaacgtttgttctccacttttatcgctgattttcatgcgcaaattcgccgttttgtttccatttggctaaaatgggctctattatttgccatagtgcccagtacttcctggagttatagtaaatgaccccctatatctcCAAGATAAAGATTTCACATACTTCTCATCCATACATTAGAAATATTCACAAACTGACTATTTCTTCAGTTCCCAATCTGACATACCTTTCTTACAAAAGGCCACAAGAGAATCCATGACACTCTCAGATCACCACCCAATTACCATCCAGCTGGTTTTCCCGGAGAACAAAAATCTGCAGACTCAACACCTCCCTCCTCAAAAACCCAGTAGACATACAAAGATTCAATACATGAATTGAAGAATACTTCTCACTCAATGATAACACAGAGACTTTCCATCTCActcagtgggaagcacacaagtgtgttATTCATGGAGAATTTCTACAAATGGCCTCTAGAACAAATAAAGAAAATCAGGCTAAAATATCATCCCTTATGACTCGCATCCGTACGCTGGAAGCGTCTAATAAACAGAACATAGCCACCAAAAGCTTGTCCAAACAAGACTTCTCCTTCTCGAGGAACTTAACATGAAAACCAAAAgacaatatatacaaaatacaaaacaaaaacagtaGTGCTACAATCCACCACATAAAGGACAAACAAGGGAATCTACATTCCTCTAATGAAGAGATTGAAAAGCAATTTGAAAAATATTACCAAGAGCTATACAACATCCCCTCCAACCTCAAATGCCCCTACAGTACTGAAACAAGGGCTCACATCATTCAAGAGTTTCTTAGAAAATATGCCTCCTCACCAATCTCCATGTATGCCTCACATAAACGTGATGTCCCCCTCTCTGATGAGGAATTTGAAAAGGCTCTCCAAGAGATGAAAGTAGGCAAAGCACCCGGCTCAGACGGTCTACCATTACAATATTATAAAACCTTCAAAGAACTCTTAAAAAATCACTTTCTATTAGCCTTTCACTCATTCCAAACCGAAACCAAGCCCTCCCCACAACTTTTAGAAGCACACATAGCGGTCATCCTGAAAGAAGGAAAAGACACTTCCCTTGTCACAAACTATTGTCCAATATCACTCATTAACGTTAATGTTAAAATATATGCTAAAATCCATGCTAACCGCTTGATATCACTTCTTCACTCCTTAATCTCCCTTGATTAAGTAGGATTTATACCTGGTAGGGATAACACAATTAAAGCCCTAAACCTCCACCACTGGCTCAACTACAATGCAAAACAAGGCTTTTTCCTttctctagatgcagagaaggcatttgacagagtggctgGCGACTACATGGATGCAGTTCTTAAATTTATTGACCTACCAGACCTAATGCGTTCATACATAAGAGACCTATACTCAGCCCCTACAGGAAGAGTACATGcaaatggccacctgtcaaacgcctttcaTCTTcaaaatggaactagacagggatgccctctatccccaatACTCTTTGTCCTTACCCTCAAACCTCTTcagaataaaatacttacaaacccagatatcaaaggtatTACTATAAAAAAACAGACATACAAACTCGTGGCATTTGCTGACGACCTCCTACTTTTTTTTAACTGACCCACACATATCTCTACCAAATCTCCTAAAAGACCTAAAACATTTCCAGATGCTCGCAAATCTAAAAATCAACCATTAAAAATAGAACGTCCTGAATATAACGTTATCCCCAGATACAGTCTCACAATGCTAAAGAAAATTTCCTTTTACTTGGGCCAAAAACATATCTTGGGTTTAAAATCCCAACATCCCTATCAAATCAACTCAATTTTTCCCCTACTTTAAAGGAAACTAGGGAAGACCTAAAACGCTGGAACACTCTCAACAtatcatggtttggcagagcttcCCTACTCAAAATGACTATCCTCCCTCGCTTTCTTTACATGTTACAAACAATCCCCATACAAATACCTACTTCCTACTTTTCCTCCTTTTGACAAGTATCAGCATCTGGAGAGGCAAACCTCCTAGAATTAAATTTTACTGCTTCACCCTTCCAAAGAGTAAAGAGGGAATTGCACTTCCTGACTTATGCCGCTATTACTGGGCAACCCACCTAGCCCAAGTAGTAGATTGGAACCTGCATCACACGGTAAAAGACTGAGTCACATTAGAGCACATAATCACCTCTCAATGCCTGAGATCCTTACCATGGATTTACCCTCAAAACATCGCCTGTCAAATCAAACTCCATCCACTGATTGGTCCTACTTTGGAAGTCTTCCATACTTCTAACAGAAATGCAAACCCAACTCCATGGTTGAGCCCTTTAACCCCACTACGGGCCAACCCAGACTTCTCCCCTGGCACAAATGAAAACTTTCTATGCAAGCTCTGGCCCCACAGAGACGCTTTGGCAATTCACCTTTTTCACAGAAGCTTTCTCTTGTCATTAGAAGCCTCAACACCAAGATAGCTCCTCACACTATACCATCTTAGACATATATGCAAATGAAACACTTCCTGACTAGGCCGGATACTGCACACCACTGGAAAAAACCTCTGTCTACTTATGAAATCTTATGCACtaaataaaaaatcccccaaaacaccttatctcTGAATTGTCTATTTAAAGATCACTCAGCCTTCTCTAGCTCCTCTTGTCTAGCATGGGAATTCAATCTAAACACAAACTTCACTATTCCCGAGTGGGAGTCCATCTGCTCCTATATACGCAAAGGTTCCCTTAACATCGCCACACAAGAATGTGGGTTTAAGATTTTTatgagatggtacagaacccctgcTTTGATCAACAAATACTGTACTAAAACATGATTCCCAATAGATGTTGGCGATGTGATGCCGATGATGGATCAATGATGCACATTTGGTGGTTGTGTTCTAAGATCCAACCATTTTGGAAATTGGTACACAACACTATTCTCTCTGTTACTTCAGAGAATGTTGAATTCTTTCCAGCACAATACCTACTTCATCATATAAATATTCCAAAGAAACGTTACCTCAAATCATTAACAATGTTTATGATAAACGCTGCCAAACACTGCATACCTTGTCACTGGCACATTTCTGCTTCTGCCATCCCAACGAAAGAGGAATGGTACTGCAGACtcaacaatatagaaaaaatttaaGAACTCATGAATATCTCACAGGAAATTATATCCAAATTCACATCAACATGGTACTGTTGGCAACACTATAAGACAACATCTGCATATGCAGAAAATGTCTGTTAACCTCTACCTCACATAACCACTTGATAGTAACAGAAATCAGCAAATTCATAACCCGACTATCTCCTCTTGGTCCATAGTGTGACACAATTGTATATAGGGACCAGCCATTACACATCAGAATGAACGATTAACCCAATAAACCACTACTATGACTAATATAGCttaagcagagagagagaggagaatccAGCCCCCTCTctacctttttattttctttttttctctttacctCCTTTTCTTCTTCACCCCTCCCGGTCCCTCACCCTGTCCTCCTATCATTACATCCCCCCCTGTTTTTCCTTTACATCACaacctaataaaataaataaataaatacaatattaaATAAAACATGTTATCTTTATAGCTATAAATTTCTCCCAAAAGTTAACATATATAAAGACTCTATGTAGACACCAATATGCCAATTTTTCTTCTATGGTTACCTTGAAATATAGACCCGGTAATAGAGATGCTCGAACACAAATAAGAATGTTCTTCTGTATGCGTGTTTTCATGTTCCTCCCACTTGTGATCCAACTGTCTACTTATTACCTCGTtaataacataataaatgatatgTTACTTGTATGCCTCTTTAAcatcaataaaaatgtataaaaagaaaaaaagaattgaataatctatgggctgcctaaagccccgtacacgcgatcatattttctgatgggaaatgttggatgtgagcttgttggcggtaagtctgaccgtgtgtatgttccattggacaattgttggcggactttccgccaacgaatgttggctagcatgttctcaaattttccaccaacaaatgtgtgttgtcaaacTTTACGACACAAgtttacacaagtccgtcgaacaaaagtccaaagtacaaacacgcatgctcggaatcaaggacgagccagaagtgctctgtcttgtaaaactagcattcgtaatggagatatcacgtacgtcttgtacgtctctacatttgtaattgttggccaacatttgtgtgaccgtgtgtatgcaagacaagttggagccaacacccttcaaactaaattccacggttttgttgtcagaaagtctgatcgtgtgtacgaggctttagagtcacAATTTGTGGATGGCCTAGATAGGGTGTTTGTAATCTTGGACCTGTTTTTGGTATAGAAAACCCAATACCAAACACTCCCAGTACAGTTCTCAGCAGCAGAAACTAAAGTAGGTTGTTATTATTTCTAAtattattttgtgtgtgttttttcttttttttttgtgacacaaaGACATCATATGAGAACAACATCACAGTCATTTTCCTTCTGGGGTTCCATGACATGGATAGATTTAATGTATTGCTCTTCATTTTGCTGCTTATCATTTACTGTATGACAATATGTGGCAACTCCTTGATTATCACATTGGTGTCCTACAGCAAGAACCTTCACtctcccatgtacttcttcctTACTCAGCTCTCCGTAGCTGACATCTTGTTGACCACAGATATTTCCCCTGTCATGTTAAACAGTGTTCTGCATCAAGGGTCCTCCATATCTTTTTCTGGATGCATTACTCAGCTGTATTTTTTTGGTTTTACCGAGGGTTCTGAATGTTTTCTTCTGACCATGATGTCCTATGACCGCTACCTAGCCATTTGTTCTCCATTGTATTATTCCTCCATTATGAACCATGTCCTTTGCATGAAATTAATTATTGCCTCTTGGCTTTTAGGCTGCTTTGCTGTGCTGATTCTGATACATGGATTAAATCAACTATACTTCTGTAGATCAAATACAATTGACCATTTCTTCTGTGATTTTTACCCTGTGATGGAACTTTCTTGCTCAGATATGTCTATGGTTCAAATAGAAGCCACTTTAATGTGCATTCTTGCAATTGGCTTACCATTCTTTGTGATAGTAATTTCATATGTGTGTATTGTTTTAACCATTTTAAAAATACCATCTTTTTCTGGAAGAAAGAAGTCCTTTTCGACTTGTAGCTCCCACCTTGCAGTTGTGTCAATATTTTATGGGACTTTATTTGCCACTTACATAGATCCAAAGGAAGGACAGATGAAGATTCTCGGTAAGACATTGTCATTGCTATAT is a window from the Aquarana catesbeiana isolate 2022-GZ linkage group LG03, ASM4218655v1, whole genome shotgun sequence genome containing:
- the LOC141134265 gene encoding olfactory receptor 11L1-like is translated as MSALELTVDRVHKVPKPSFLADDVPRDTSYENNITVIFLLGFHDMDRFNVLLFILLLIIYCMTICGNSLIITLVSYSKNLHSPMYFFLTQLSVADILLTTDISPVMLNSVLHQGSSISFSGCITQLYFFGFTEGSECFLLTMMSYDRYLAICSPLYYSSIMNHVLCMKLIIASWLLGCFAVLILIHGLNQLYFCRSNTIDHFFCDFYPVMELSCSDMSMVQIEATLMCILAIGLPFFVIVISYVCIVLTILKIPSFSGRKKSFSTCSSHLAVVSIFYGTLFATYIDPKEGQMKILGKTLSLLYTVLTPLLNPFIYSLRNEDIKKALRKVIYITKMLPVQNLG